Part of the Palaemon carinicauda isolate YSFRI2023 chromosome 8, ASM3689809v2, whole genome shotgun sequence genome is shown below.
TGTTGATTGACAGTCATTATCTAGTCTTTGAATTGTTGATCGACAGTCATCAACCTTTTGACTTGTTGATCGACAGTATTCAAGTTTTTGACTTGTTGATCAACAGTCCGGTATCAAGTCTTTTAGTTGATCGACAGTCGTTATCAAGGCTTTGACTTAATGATCAACAGTCGTCATCAAGGCTTTGACTTGTTGATCGACAGTCGTCATCAAGGCTTTGACTTAATGATCAACAGTCGTCATCAAGGCTTTGAATTGTTGATCGACAGTCGTCATCAAGGCTTTGACTTATTGATCAACAGTCGTCATCAAGGCTTTGACTTATTGATCAACAGTCCGGTATCAAGTCTTTTAGTTGATCGACAGTCATTATCAAGGCTTTGACTTATTGATCAACAGTCGTCATCAAGGCTTTGACTTGTTGATCGACAGTCGTCATCAAGGCTTTGACTTATTGATCAACAGTCGTCATCAAGGCTTTGACTTGTTGATCGACAGTCGTCATCAAGGCTTTGACTTAATGATCAACAGTCGTCATCAAGGCTTTGACTTGTTGATCGACAGTCGTCATCAAGTCTTTGACTTGTTGATCGACAGTCGTTATCAAGTCTTTTAGTTGATCAACAGTCGTTATCAAGTCTTTGACTTGTTCATCAACAGTCGTCATCAAGTCTTTTGACTTGTTGATCAACAGTCGGTATCAAGTCTTTTAGTTGATCGACAGTCATTATCAAGTCTTTGATTTGTTGATCGACAGTCGTTATCAAGTCTTTGACTTGTTCATCAACAGTCGTCAGCAAGTCTTTTGACTTGTTGATCAACAGTCGGTATCAAGTCTTTGACTTGTTCATCAACAGTCGTCATCAAGTCTTTTGACTTGTTGATCAACAGTCGGTATCAAGTCTTTTAGTTGATCAACAGTCGTTATCAAGTCTTTGACTTGTTCATCAACAGTCGTCATCAAGTCTTTTGACTTGTTGATCAACAGTCGGTATCAAGTCTTTTAGTTGATCGACAGTCATTATCAAGTCTTTGACTTGTTGATCGACAGTATTCAAGTTTTTGACTTGTTGATCGACAGTATTTAAGTTTTTGACTTGTTGATCGACAGTCGTCATCAAGTCTTTGACTTGTTGATCAACAGTCGTCATCAAGTCTTTGACCTGCTGATCGACAGTCGTCATCAAGTCTTTGACTTGTTGATCGACAGTCGTCATCAAGTCTTTGACCTGCTGATCGACAGTCGTCATCAAGTCTTTGACTTGTTGATCGACAGTCGTCATCAAGTCTTTGACTTGTTCATCGACAGTCGTCATCAAGTCTTTGACCTGCTGATCGACAGTCGTCATCAAGTCTTTGACTTGTTCATCGACAGTCGTCATCAAGTCTTTGACCTGCTGATCGACAGTCGTCATCAAGTCTTTGACCTGTTGATCGACAGTCGTCATCAAGTCTTTGACTTGTTGATCGACAGTCGTCATCAAGTCTTTGACCTGTTGATCGACAGTCGTCATCAAGTCTTTGACCTGCTGATCGACAGTCGTCATCAAGTCTTTGACCTGTTGATCGACAGTCGTCATCAAGTCTTTGACTTGTTGATCGACAGTCGTCATCAAGTCTTTGACTTGTTCATCGACAGTCGTCATCAAGTCTTTGACCTGCTGATCGACAGTCGTCATCAAGTCTTTGACTTGTTCATCGACAGTCGTCATCAAGTCTTTGACTTGTTGATCGACAGTCGTCATCAAGTCTTTGAATTGCTGATCGACAGTCGTCATCAAGTCTTTGACTTGTTGATCGACAGTCGTCACCTTTGAATTGCTGATCGACAGTCGTCATCAAGTCTTTGACTTGTTGATCGACAGTCATCATCAAGTCTTTGACTTGCTGATCGACAGTCGTCATCAAGTCTTTGACTTGCTGATCGACAGTCGTCATCAAGTCTTTGACTTGTTCATCGACAGTCGTCATCAAGTTTTTGACTTGTTCATCGACAGTCGTCATCAAGTGTTTGACTTGTTGATCGACAGTCGTCATCAAGTCTTTGAATTGCTGATCGACAGTCGTCATCAAGTCTTTGAATTGCTGATCGACAGTCGTCATCAAGTCTTTGAATTGCTGATCGACAGTTGTCATCAAGTCTTTGATTTGTTGATCAACAGTCGTCATCAAGTATTTGACTTGGTGATCGACAGTCAACATCAAGTCTTTGACTTGTGATCAACAGTCGTTATCAAGTATTTGACTTGTTGATCGACAGAAAATGATGAGCAATTTGCAATTTCTAAGGGATAGTTAACGTGAGAGGTGGAAGCAGAGGAGACGAACTATCAAAACAACACAGATCACAGGGGGTTGGGGAAGTGTATCTTCATATGTTCAACATAGCGAACTTCAGCCATTATACCAATAAGGAATGttctaatgggaaatgtaaaatacGAAAAGTTTGCTATTTAAacaaattttaaaatgataaaactTATTACGAAAAATGCACCTTTATATAGAAAATACAAGCCTCCCTACAAAGCCACCCAAGTCTTTCCAAccctaaattttttttaaattcataaggATTAGCCCAAGCATAAATAAATACTATGTAGATAGTCAAGTTTACTAGGAAACGAAAGgtgaaagaaaaataagcaattattgtactgaatttcaaaaccataacaagaaaaatgtacttttatatgaataaaattgttgtTAAAACCACACTTTACAAAACTCTTAATCATGCTTAACTTACAAaattattccctaccatggttagttagctaactgttctcactcttctttcacccacctttacaATTAGCTAAAAAAATGTTGGTTAGTTAGCTGACTgttctcactcttctttcacccacctttactATTAGCTAAAAACAATGTTGGTTAGTTAGCTGAGTGTTCTCActcctctttcacccacctttacTATTAGCTAAAAACAATGTTGGTTAGTTAGCTGAGTGTTCTCActcctctttcacccacctttacTATTAGCTAAAAACAATGTTGGTTAGTTAGCTGAGTGTTCTCActcctctttcacccacctttacTATTAGCTAAAAACAATGTTGGTTAGTTAGCTGAGTGTTCTCACTCCTCTTTCACCCACCATTACTATTAGCTAAAAACAATGTTGGTTAGTTAGCTGAGTgttctcactcttctttcacccacctttactATTAGCTAAAAACAATGTTGGTTAGTTAGCTGAGTgttctcactcttctttcacccacctttactATTAGCTAAAAACAATGTTGGTTAGTTAGCTGACTGTTCTCActcctctttcacccacctttacTATTAGCTAAAAACAATGTTGGTTAGTTAGCTGAGTGTTCTCActcctctttcacccacctttacTATTAGCTAAAAACAATGTTGGTTAGTTAGCTGAGTGTTCTCActcctctttcacccacctttacTATTAGCTAAAAACAATGTTGGTTAGTTAGCTGAGTGTTCTCActcctctttcacccacctttacTATTAGCTAAAAACAATGTTGGTTAGTTAGCTGAGTGTTCTCActcctctttcacccacctttacTATTAGCTAAAAACAATGTTGGTTAGTTAGCTGAGTGTTCTCActcctctttcacccacctttacTATTAGCTAAAAACAATGTTGGTTAGTTAGCTGAGTGTTCTCACTCCTCTTTCACCCACCATTACTATTAGCTAAAAACAATGTTGGTTAGTTAGCTGAGTgttctcactcttctttcacccacctttactATTAGCTAAAAACAATGTTGGTTAGTTAGCTGAGTGTTCTCActcctctttcacccacctttacTATTTAGCTAAAAACAATGTTGGTTAGTTAGCTGAGTgttctcactcttctttcacccacctttatTATTAGCTAAAAAAAATGTTGGTTAGTTAGCTGAGTGTTCTCAGtcctctttcacccacctttacTATTAGCTAAAAAAATgttggttagttagctaactgttctcactcttctttcacccacctttactATTACCTATAAAATGGTGatttaaaccacactttacattactcttactaatggTTATCTTTCCAAACTATTCCTAACCATGGTTAGGTAGCTAACTgttctcactcttctttcacccatctttcctattagcgaaataaaaaaaaaattcttggcaaAGTTTCTTTTCATGTTGTTGGCCAATAAAATAAGTAACTGTAACAGCAAGTCTTACCTCACAACCTCAACCAAAAACCTCATGACAAAGCAACTTCCttactcgtgtaatctctctctctctctctctctctctctctctctctctctctctctctctctcatgaagcgaGGGGATGcccattttctttaattaaaaacaatcaaataaatGCATTTAAATGACCTGTAACTAAGGATTTTATGTTTCTTAGCAAAGAGATTATTTagctgatttttatttatttattaagaactattatctctctctctctctctctctctctctctctctctctctctctctctctctatacagtgaggattatgttcatttcttttaattaaatACAATTAAACGCATAAagtttaaaatgtattattttaaatGACTTGAAAGCAggaattttatattgttttatcgattttcaaataattattcattctctccctctctctctctctctctctctctctctctctctctctctctctctctctctctctctctctctctctctgatgaagcgAGGGAATGCCCATCTTCTTTAATTAAAAACAATCAAATTAATGCATTTAAATTACCTGTAACCAAGGATTCTATGTTTATTAGCAAAGagaatatataatgatatttttagctgatttttatttatttatcaagaaatattctctctctctctctctctctctcctctctctctctctctctctctctctctctctctttaaggacttaatatttgtttatttacatagaGATGACATATTTGtagttcattttctttattttaaagtagtattctctctctctctctctctctctctctctctctctctctctctctctctctctctctctctctctctctctctctcgaggattcTATTTTGGTTTATTTACATAGAGATTACATAATATTTATAGCTACTTTTCAAGgactactctctcctctctctctcctctcctctctctcctctctctctctctctctctctctcctctctctctctctctctctctctctcctctctctctctctctctcctcaaggattttagattacataatatttctagctagttttctttacttttcaagaactactctctctctctctctctctctctctctctcctctctctctctctcctctctctctctctctctctctctctctctctctcctcaaggattttagattacataatatttctagctagttttctttacttttcaagaactaactctctctctctctctctctctctctctcctctctcttctctctctctctctctctctctctctctctctctctctcacaaaataagAGGAAAGTGGCACAGCAAGGAAAAGAAacggtaaataaagaaaaaaaagaaaataagagacaTAAGGCGCTTGAACACTTTGTTTCACAAATTAAAGCCTCAGGTTTGACTTATGGACCAGGTCAAAGGTTATCTTGGTGTCAAAGCTACGTCGAGGACGAAGGAGTTTTGACACGAGAATTCTTGAAGTGAAAAATATATTCACATTTGAAAAATAGCGGTACTGGTGTTGATATTTCGCgtttatgtaaaaacaaaaacGGTAAAAGGGAATTGTGATGATTATGATatttatgataacaacaacaacaacaacaacaacaacaacaacaacaataataatgataataataataatgatgatgatgataataataataataataataataattattattattattatcattattatcactattattattattattattattattattattattattatcactattattattattattattattattattattattatataataataataataaaaataataataataataataaagaacaagtgtctctctctctctctctctctctctcctctctctctctctcctctctctctctctctctatctatctatctatatatatatatatatatatatatatatatatatatatatatatataatactatatatatatatatgtatatatatatatatatatatatatatatatatatatcctgccccTCCCCAGTTCTCCACGTCCCTCGGGtcgggggagaggaagtagttataccctgatgagtGGGGGCCGGGTACGTGagagtgtgtttgcatatctatctaaatatttagcagtcatttttgacaggtcgcatatactaataataacaataatgatagtatcTTTGACAGCAATGGGTTATCAATTGCTATAATGTCGCCATATTGCATGAAGGGTTTATGTAATTGGCATATTAAAGTGTTGAATTACTTCGATGATATCAGTATGTTTATGTCATAAGAAATATGAATTCTTTTATGAAGCATAAGGAGAGCTTTCTTTAAGCATCTAGCTTataatctaaggctttagtaaggctacaagtctctgatgcataatttaaatacttttctcttaagagaaagtggcattttaattttcataatctcaattaaaaaaaaaaaaaagaggtggaaGGCATCAATACTCAAGGAGATGATGAAAAGGAAGGAGACAtggcgagaaagagagagagagagagagagagagagagagagagagagagagagagagagagagagagagagagaggagagagagagagaagcgctaTCACAAAATGAGCcaccatctccctctctctctctctcctctgggtcTTCTTAAAGCCCGCCTCAGCTCGGGCATCATTTCTGGTGTGGCCAGGGGTAGTGAACGCACGTACCCATTTATATAGCCCATCCCTCTGCCCACCTGTGAAGTACCCAATCCGCAAGCGCACATGATCAACCAATAGTAAATAATAACGATTGGAAAACGCTATTCGCTATCGGTGGAGATAATAAATCTAAACTTTATAGATATCTGTGGTTATATCTGTTAAGTCATAAGCTTTCTCAATAAAAGGAGGTTAATACATTTTCTACGTAATCGAAGTGcatcttttgtttttcttgttcCGTGTGCctcttttctccttcttcttcttcttcttcttcttcttcttctcctccatctTCATCTTTCTAACTGTTTACATCGAAGGCCACCGATTATTTGAGTACCACGCCAGCAATGTAGCATCGATACAAGTGCCTCGCgagggaaaaaaaaatgtttttcgtcTGTGAAACAGTGAGGGTAAAAGCGCATTGCATTCGAAAATTAAAAGCATTGGCAGGTGAAATTATATCTACGGGATTTCCTCATAGttgcatctacctatctatctattacaTACCGTCGAAGCCTTGTAAAAACCAAGTTGAGAAGACTAAAACTGCCCGGCAAACTAAAAGGTAAGTGCGCTGTCCTTGCTGAGTTGAGATGAAGTGGTAAAAAAAACAGCATCTCTGTTGTCTAGTTTCTCAGTTGTTTTTCTTCGCTAAATGTATAATATCTTATCTAATAAAGGTTTTCTATTACGAATAAAATAGTTCGTTGTATAAAGGTTATCGTTCAGTGTAATTACCAGTCTGGGTGTAACTTTGATGTAACATTATTATTTACTTTAAAGTTCAAGCGTACATTTCTTCTATCCTATGCTGCTTAGCATGGGTGGTTTATTACTTGCTTTTATTTGCTTATGCAATTTTGCGtcgtttatcaatttatttttttattttaacaatcaaatgatatatttttttgctTACAGTGATCTCAAAGTTGATTGTTAGACTCAAAAAGAGTCAAAAGGAAGTAATTCATAGTAAAAAGGTATAACTCTTATGTCATTGAGGGACTTGAATGGAAGATATAGTATAGTattagtatttagaaaaaaaaggtttGCATAAATAATGGCTTTCAcgtacgcatatataaatatattcatacacacacacacacacacatatatatatatatatatatatatatatatatatatatatatatatatatatgtgtgtgtgtgtgtgtgtgtatatataatatgtgtatatatatatatatatattatatatatatatatatatatatgtgtgtgtgtgtgtgtgtatgtatgtatgtattctgtatattatttgtatatactgtaaatatatatatatatatatatacatactgtatatgtatatttatatatatatgtatatatatgtgtgtgtctatgcgaGAGTATGTTATGCCCTAAGAACTTTAATAGAACTGAAAACAAGTGACATTTTAAATTGGAATTCGATCTACATCGTCGTT
Proteins encoded:
- the LOC137645542 gene encoding uncharacterized protein PF3D7_1120000-like — translated: MTTVDQQVKDLMTTVDEQVKDLMTTVDQQVKDLMTTVDQQVKDLMTTVDQQVKDLMTTVDQQVKDLMTTVDQQVKDLMTTVDQQVKDLMTTVDQQVKDLMTTVDEQVKDLMTTVDQQVKDLMTTVDEQVKDLMTTVDQQVKDLMTTVDQQVKDLMTTVDQQVKDLMTTVDQQVKDLMTTVDQQVKDLMTTVDQQVKNLNTVDQQVKNLNTVDQQVKDLIMTVDQLKDLIPTVDQQVKRLDDDC
- the LOC137645543 gene encoding uncharacterized protein PF3D7_1120000-like, producing the protein MLTVDHQVKYLMTTVDQQIKDLMTTVDQQFKDLMTTVDQQFKDLMTTVDQQFKDLMTTVDQQVKHLMTTVDEQVKNLMTTVDEQVKDLMTTVDQQVKDLMTTVDQQVKDLMMTVDQQVKDLMTTVDQQFKGDDCRSTSQRLDDDCRSAIQRLDDDCRSTSQRLDDDCR